From the genome of Gloeocapsa sp. PCC 73106:
ATCAGTTTAATCGCTTCAAGACGGTCTTCTGACTCTAATTTTATTTCTAATTTTTGTCCTGCAGCTTTGACTTTTAACACTCCACAGCCATCCGCTACCGTCCAATCTATTGTGGCCGACCACAGAGAAGAAGGGGGGTGTTCGGGTAAACCAGTTTCAGGTAGTTGATATAGACAACTTTTCTGACTGCTTGAACCCGCGTTTAGTACTAGAATCTTCATATATCGCGTAGTTGTAACTACATGCTTTGTTTGAGTTTAATCAGGCGCTCGGAATAACTTGACATTACCGATAGGGCGAACATGGGGGTTTCTTGGACCAGAAACAGAAATCTCTCTCTGCTAATCAATATCAACTGACAATCGATTTTTGCTCTGGCTGTGGATGCTCGCACACGTCGCTCATCTACTAGTGCTCTTTCCCCAAATACATCCCCTAAGGTTATTGTTTCCACTACTTTATCGTTGGTTAGCATTTCTACTTCCCCCGATAGTAGACCATACATTTCTATGCCAGTTTCTCCCTCAGTAAATATTATTTCCCCGGCTTTAACTGAGCGTTGTTCAAACTTACTGGCTAATGACTCGATGAGTTTAATTGGTTTTAACATAACTAGATACTGTGTTTGAGTTTAATTAAGCGAGCCGAATAACTACGCATTACCTCTAGGGAAAACACGGGGGTTTCCTGTACTAAGAAGAGAAATTTTTCTTGATTAACCACAATTAGCTGGCAATCGCTTTTAGCTTTGGCGGTAGAAGCGCGTAGGTGATTGAGTTGCACCAAAGCCCCTACACCAAAAACGTCTCCTGGGGTAATTTCTTCTACCACTTTACCATTAACGATGATTTCTACTTCCCCGGATAGTAAACCATAGATAACTTCTCCTGGTTCTCCTTCGTTAAAGATGATTTCTCCTGATTTGACTGTGCGTTGTTCGAGCTTACTGATAAATGGTTCGATGATTTTAGTTGGTTTTAGCATATAAGTAATCTAACATGTTAGTGGCTGAGTTCAGGAGTTTTTACCCCTGTAACTCTCTGGTTTTAGCTTTTTTTCTTAAACCCTAGTTCGATGAGCATCGTGTCTGTATGTAGTACTGTATCCGCGATGGAGAGGGAGTCACCGAGCATGGAAAAAAAGGCGATTTTTTCGTTAATGTCAATCAGTTTAGCTTTTAATTCTGCTGCTCTTGTATCATCACTGGTTTCATCCAACCGGCTGATTATTTCTCCTTTACTGATGGAGTAATAGGATTTTAAATCTTGGAAATAAGCACGCATTTCCGTAACAAGACTGATAACTGAATGTTCTTTAAAGGCAAATTCCGGTTTTCTATTTTCCATCTGGTCCACTCCTGATGCTCTTTGATCGTCATAGACAATCAATTTTAACCGAAGTTAAGGGTAAACGTTTCTTGTTTTTACATTCAAACCGGGGTTAGCTAGCAATGGGGTTGATCCCCACTGCTGCTTTAAATTAACCGTGTCTAGTATGGCCAAGTCCAGT
Proteins encoded in this window:
- a CDS encoding cyclic nucleotide-binding domain-containing protein; protein product: MLKPIKLIESLASKFEQRSVKAGEIIFTEGETGIEMYGLLSGEVEMLTNDKVVETITLGDVFGERALVDERRVRASTARAKIDCQLILISRERFLFLVQETPMFALSVMSSYSERLIKLKQSM
- a CDS encoding cyclic nucleotide-binding domain-containing protein, translating into MLKPTKIIEPFISKLEQRTVKSGEIIFNEGEPGEVIYGLLSGEVEIIVNGKVVEEITPGDVFGVGALVQLNHLRASTAKAKSDCQLIVVNQEKFLFLVQETPVFSLEVMRSYSARLIKLKHSI